Within Nostoc flagelliforme CCNUN1, the genomic segment TCCACTGTACTGAGGATGGCAGCATATGCAAGAGAAACAGCATTTTTGGCACGCACTGTCACATTCCCCGCATTCCCCTGTCCAGAAGTTGAGGCAATAAGTTGAGCGCGATCGCGTAACGAGAAAGAACCAGAATCGATAGTAATGTTACCCCCATCCCCCCGTCCTGCTGGCTGGGTAGCAGATGCACCACGAATAATAGTTAGCAATTGAGCGCCATCAATTAGTGATAGGGTTGCAGCATTGATGTCGATATTACCTCCCTTACCTACACCCTCTCGTTCTACCGTACTGAGGATGGCAGCATTATCTGCAAGGTCAACAGCATTTTTGGCACGCACTGTCACATTCCCTGCATTTCCCTGTCCAAGGGTTGAGGCAATAACTTGAGCGCGATCACGTAACGAGAAAGAACCGGAGTCAATAGTAATATCACCCCCATTGCCAACAGCCCCAGTTCCCACGAAGCTGGCAATCGCACTGGCAAAACCGTTTTTCTCCCCAGCAATTTCAATAGCGCCAGTAACATTAACATTGACATTCCCCGCATCACCCCTTCCTGCTGGCTGGATAGCAGATGCACCACGAGTAAGAGTTTGCAATTGAGCGCCATCAGTTAGTGATAGTGTTGCAGCATTGATGTTGATATTGCCACCTTTACCAACACCTCCTCTTTCCACCGCGCTGAAGATGTAAACATTATCTGCAAGGTCAACAGCATCTCGTGCCCACACTGTCACATTCCCTGCATTTCCCTGTCCAAATGTTGAGGCTTCAAGGATAGCGCGATCGCGTAGCGAGAAGGAACCAGAATCGATAGTAATGTTACCCCCATTGCCAACTGTCCCCGTGGACACACTGCTGCGAATCCCACTGGGAATACCGTTTTTCTCCCCAGCAATATCAACAGCGCCCGTAACATTAACATTGACATTCCCCGCATCGCCTTGTCCTGGTGGCTGAGTAGCAGATGCACTACGAGTAAAAGTTAACAGGCTTGCGCCATCTTTTAGCGAGAAGGTTGCAGCATTAATATCGATATTACCTCCCTTACCAACACCCCCAGATTCCACCGTGCTGAGGATGGAAGCATCTGCAAGGTCAACAGCATCTCGTGCCCGTACTGTCACATTCCCTGCATTCCCTTGTCCAAATGTTGAGGCTTCAAGGGTAGCGCGATCGCGTAATGAGAATGAGCCAGAATCGATAGTAATGTTACCCCCATTGCCAACAGTCCCCGTATTCACGAAACTGCGAATCCCACTAACAGAACCGTTTTTTTCCCCGGCAATATCAACAATCCCAGTAACATTAACATTGACATTCCCCGTATCACCTCGTCCTGCTGGCGCTGTTGCAGATGCATCACGAGTAATGGTTTGCAGCCTTGCGCCATCAATTAGTGACAGTGTTGCAGCATTAATATTGATATTACCTCCCTTACCAACACCTCCTCCTTCTATCATGCTGACGATGTAAGCATTATCTGCAAGGTCAACAGCATCTCGTGCCCGCACTGTCACATTCCCTGCATTCCCCTGTCCATAAGTTGAGGCAACAAGAAAAGCTCCATCTTGTAATGTGAAAGAACCAGAATCGATAGTAATGTTACCCCAATTGCCAACAGTCCCCGTTTGCACATTACTGCGAATCCCACTGCGTAAACTGTTTTTCTCTCCAGCAATATTAACAGCACCAGTAACATTAACATTGACATTCCCCGCATCCCCCCGCCCTGCTAGCTGGTTAGCAGATGTACCGCGAGTAATGGTTTCCAGTAGAGCGCCATCAGTGAGTGACAACGTTGCAGCTAAGATGTCGATATTGCCACCTTTACCTACACCCCCAGCATCCACCGTGCTGAGGATGGAAGCATCTGCAAGGTCAACAGCATCTCGTGCCCGTACTG encodes:
- a CDS encoding beta strand repeat-containing protein — encoded protein: MSAFTFGQGNAGNVTVRARDAVDLADASILSTVDAGGVGKGGNIDILAATLSLTDGALLETITRGTSANQLAGRGDAGNVNVNVTGAVNIAGEKNSLRSGIRSNVQTGTVGNWGNITIDSGSFTLQDGAFLVASTYGQGNAGNVTVRARDAVDLADNAYIVSMIEGGGVGKGGNININAATLSLIDGARLQTITRDASATAPAGRGDTGNVNVNVTGIVDIAGEKNGSVSGIRSFVNTGTVGNGGNITIDSGSFSLRDRATLEASTFGQGNAGNVTVRARDAVDLADASILSTVESGGVGKGGNIDINAATFSLKDGASLLTFTRSASATQPPGQGDAGNVNVNVTGAVDIAGEKNGIPSGIRSSVSTGTVGNGGNITIDSGSFSLRDRAILEASTFGQGNAGNVTVWARDAVDLADNVYIFSAVERGGVGKGGNININAATLSLTDGAQLQTLTRGASAIQPAGRGDAGNVNVNVTGAIEIAGEKNGFASAIASFVGTGAVGNGGDITIDSGSFSLRDRAQVIASTLGQGNAGNVTVRAKNAVDLADNAAILSTVEREGVGKGGNIDINAATLSLIDGAQLLTIIRGASATQPAGRGDGGNITIDSGSFSLRDRAQLIASTSGQGNAGNVTVRAKNAVSLAYAAILSTVEAGGVGKGGNIDINAATLSLIDRAQLTASTYGQGNAGTIKVNTADFFTISLNSGLFVDSESPTGTAGDIIVTSPRVTLDNGGTLNAESESGKGGNINLQTDLLLLRHGAQISTTAGTDKTGGNGGNININAPSGFIVAVPSENSDITANAFTGTGGRVDILAFGIYGIEFRESPTPLSDITASSEFGTQGTVELNTPDIDPNSGLVNLPTIPVDTQVAQTCQAGGSLAKSSFTITGRGGLPPNPGDALNTDAVQVDLITLNPSTREGKSPPVTIKPTTATPKPIVEATGWVMNAKGEVQLIANAPAITPHASWQNPVSCRDPLDVSFQSF